The following DNA comes from Pantoea phytobeneficialis.
ATCGCTAATCGCCAGTTGTTGCACTGGCGTTTCACTTATTATTTCGTTTGCAAATGCAGGGGAGTTTCCAAGGCTGTACGCAATAAGACAAGCCAGTAGAGAATAGCGGGATATTGTTTTCATCATGAGATTTGTCATCTGTCCTTTGCCAACAAAAATGAAAACGCGAACTATAATGAGAATTATTATTAATTACAATAATGGTTTTTTATTGATCAATAAATGGCGGGAATAGATGCCGTTTCGTTATTATTTCGTCGGTTGACTTTTTGGCAGCGGTGGCAAGAAGGGAATGCGTCGCACCAGGTTGTGTGAAAGACCCATTAACCTTATATATCGACCTGGCATCTATTTTATTTTATCGGCCAGAGATTCAATCAGAGGTCTGATGATATCAGGTATTCAGAAAGGAATTCGGAAACCTCATTCTGGCAAATCCCCAAAGTGAAACTGATGCCTGCATGCTGCAATATTTCAATGCCCGCACCCTGATTCTTTGGATGAGGATCGAGTAATGCAATGTAGATATGATTTGGTTTCAGTGAGGCCAGCGTCTTTGCACACGAGGGGGTTCTTCCCTGAAACGAACATGGCTCCAGCGTGACGTAGATATCGCAATCATTCACCGACATTTCAAGCTTCGACAGGGCAGCAATCTCTGCATGGTGCAAGCCCGGTGATTGGGTAAAACCGGAAGAGACCACCTCGCCATTTCTCACGATCACACAACCCACGGGCGGGTTTGGCCGACAGTCCGGCAGCGCATTTCTGGAACACTCCAGTGCTAACAACATATACGTTTCCGGCTTATTCATTTGATCTGCCTCAGTGCCAATCCAGGTAAATAAAGCAACTACCAAATTTAGTAGTGACGATAATCACGGGTAGTTTTACAGTGCATACCGGGCCTCGCGGCCATTTTCTGCTAGTAGTAACGGTTGTCGGACACATAATCCAGTCTTAATTTGCCTTACGTAATATTTACAATTTCTTTTCGATATTCTTATTATGTGTCGTACCCCAGTGATTTCATAAAAAGCGTTGGACTGCAATGGTCCGAAAGCGCGAGGCCGTTCGTTCAGCAGTTATTCATAACTATTGATCTTATCCAGGGGAAGGGAAGGCATGGGAATTTCACAGGCAAAACTGATTACTTTGCGTCGTATGCAAAGTGGCACTAAGCACCGGCTACGTGGTGATAAAGCCATAGGGCTGGAAATGAAATGTGATTTTGAAATTGAAATGTGCAAACGAAGGGATATTACCTGCCGAAGTTTGGCGTCATTGATGCGGTCGGGGCTGATTGAATTCATTGCCTCGCCCACGGATATGTCACGCTATTACGAGGTAAGACTAACGGAAGAGGGTGAAAGGGTGGTGAATGACAATCGATGAATTCACCTGACTGATCCCGGCCAGCACCCCGAGGTGCTGGTTTCAGCCCGACAGGGCTGATGATAAATCAATCGTTTTATGCAAAAGGAAGCTTTTTAATGAATGGAAACCTCCGCATTGTGAGTGTTGTCGCTTTATCTCTCCTGTTACTGAATGGTTGTGCGCAAACGGATATCAGCGCCAAACGGCATGCGACTAAATTCGTCTATAAAGTCGAAGATTCGGATCCCAATTTTGTGATGAACAAGGCTGACTCCATCCGCATGGCGACGCCTTTTTTTGCCCAGTTCTGGCAACTGGGCAAAAAAGATCGTGCACAAGGTGTCTCCAGCGCCGATGCGCAGAAAAGAGTCAGCTATTTCCACAGCGATGAGTTCATAAAATCAATCAGTGGAACGTCGCACTTTGCCGGTAAAGAATATAAAGATGACGCCACGTTATCACCGCGCTGGCGCAACAATATGTCGGAGGCGATTGCACAAACCTATATGGACGGTTATCTCGGCATAGAATAACTGTCCGTATCTGACGGTGTCCGGTTATGCCGGGCACCCGCCATCCTGCTGAATATCCTTGGTAAATATCAAACATCAAAAAAACATGATTTTTTTATTATATATTAGAGTGTTATGCGTATCGCCTCTCGTTTGGTCATGAGTTTTTCAGGTTGTTTTTGTTTATATATGAAATGTATTTAAATAAGAAATTTATCCTTTTCATAAGGAAGTGGAACATATATAGAATTTGGATGGATTACTATTTGATAAAGGGATTTTTATGAATTGTCGTTGGGTTATCGCAGCCGGAGCGGTGGGTATCCATATTTCTTTAGGTTCAGTTTATGCCTGGAGTGTATTTAAAAAGCCTTTTATGGATGCCTTTGGCTGGAATGAGTTTGAAGCAGGGTTGCCATTTGGTCTGGCTATTTTTGTACTGGGGATGTCTGCTGCGGTCATGGGGCATGTTGTTGAACGACGTGGGCCGCGATTTTCGGGGTTTCTCGCCACGGGTTTATGGGGTGTCGGTCTGATGGGGGCCGGTGTAGCCACCTCTGGCATGATATCGAACGATACGTTGCGCTTAGGTTTGTTACTGTTTTTTTGCCTGGTCGGTGGCTTTGGGCTGGGGACGGGGTATGTCACCCCGGTATCGATGTTGATGAAATGGTTTCCTGACCGGCGCGGTCTGGCAACGGGCCTCGCCATTATGGGCTTCGGCTTTGGGGCTTTTTTAGGCGGGCCGATTCTGAGTTTACTTATTGGCTCGGTAGGTATTGCTCAGACCTTTTTCCTACAGGCAATCAGTTACACGGCAATTATGTTGTTATCATCAGCCTGTCTGAAATTACCGCCACCAGACTGGCAACCCGCGCGGGAAAAGGTGAAGCCCGGCAAAATACCGGCTCAGGGCGTGATGCCAATGACAGCCAATCAAGCGGTCCGTACTCGCTGTTTTTTAGGGTTGTGGCTGATGATGTTTATAAATATCACCTGCGGTATTGCGTTAATTTCCGTCGCTTCTCCACTGGCTCAGGAAGCAACGGGTATATCAGCACTGGCAGCGGGGTCGCTGGTTGGGATGATCGGGTTATTTAATGGGCTGGGGCGAATTGCGTGGGCATCTTTCTCCGATATTATTGGTCGTCCCAATACCTACATCCTCTTTTTCGCTCTGCAAATTGTCGCGTTCTGGCTACTGCCCTCATTGCAGCACGTCTTACTGTTTGAAGCGGTTTTGCTGTTGATCATGACTTGCTATGGCGGTGGTTTTTCCACGTTGCCTGCCTATATTGGCGATATTTTTGGCTCCCGCCAGGTCAGTGCTATCCACGGATATGTGCTGACCGCCTGGGCGCTCGCAGGGCTGGTCGGATCGTCCGTATCCTCTCTGCTGCGACAAAGTACCGGCAGTTACGAGGCAATGATGCAGGTGTTTGTCTGGGGATTAGCGCTGGCGTTGCTGGTGTCGGTGGCAACGAAAATGTACCTTGTACGCCAATTGCGTCCCGACGCTCGTAGGTAATCAGCGGATACCTGCCTGCCCGTTTATGCTAAATCGGGCAGGTCAGTGCGGTCGCCTCGCGTGGTAGGGTGGGAAATAACAATAAACTCTACCGCGTCATCGCTGTCGTTTCTGGCCTGGTGTTTTGCCTCGGGAGGAATTTCGATGCCCTGCAACGCAGCGATTTCCTGCTTTTCACCTTCCAGCTCCATGGTCAGCACGCCCTTCACGACAAAGAAAAATTGTCGGGATACGGCGTGGTAATGCCGCTTTTCCTCGGTATGCGGTGGCATTTTTTCGTGAATAACCAGCATGTCCTGGCGTTTGACCAGATACCATCCATCGCATCTTTCACCCCAGATGTAGTGCTCGGCATTATCTTTAGAAATCATCTGATCCTCTGGCCTGATTTAACGGTTCATAACGCGGTGGAAAACAACAATTCTCGCAACCAGCGATGTCCCGGATCGCGATGGGTGCGCTCATGCCAGGCGACGGATTTGGTAAAACCTGGGATATCCAATGGCGGTGCCACGATTTTCAACCCGGCGGTGTTCAATGCCAGCCTGCGCGGTACCACGCTGATTAAATCACTCACGCGCAGGATTTCCGGCAGAACCAGAAAACTGCACACCGAGAGCGTTACCCGGCGAGAACGCCCCAGTGTCGCCAGTGCTTCATCGGTGACACCATAAAAACTGCCTCCAACATACGACACCAACGCATGATCCTGGGAGCAGAACTCATCTAATGACAGGACGCCGGATTGTGCCAGTGGATGATCGGCGCGCAGCAGGCACACATAATCTTCCGCATATAGCGTTTTTGCGTGTAACTCGGGTGGGGTGGTTTCTGGGGTAATCAGCGCGACATCCACCGCGCCACGTTCAAACTGCATCGGCAATAGGTCGTTATTGACCGGGAGTACCGCCACACGGATGCCCGGTGCCTGCTGACGTAAGGCGGCCATAAACGGCACCACGACAGCGCGCAACGCATAATCTGTCGCGGCGACGTTGAGGGTCATCTCAGCGGTTGCCGGATCAAATTCACGCGGCTTCAGCAGCTCCCCAACTTCGGCAAGGATGTTTTTTACCGGCGTTGCCAGTTCAAGCGCACGCAAGGTGGGCACAATGCCACGCTGCGCGCGGGTGAATAACGGATCGTCAAAGCATTCACGTAACCGGGTAAGCATACCGCTGACGGCGGGCTGCGTCAGTGATAGCCGCTCCGCAGCGCGCGTGACGCTGCGTTCATCCAACAGCGCGTCGAGTGCTTTCAGCAGGTTGAGATCCAGATTTCTGATATCGGTTTTCATGTTATTCACCTGGCGGGTGAGAAAAGATATTGCGAAAAACTATATCACGGGAAACAAACTTCGGTTCTCGTTATTTCACCGTTGGATCTTCAACGTTCCACCGGCGGCATTGATGCCGACCGGGTCAGGTGCTGAAGCCGTCACTTTCCAATGTTTAAAAATGTGATCAACCTGCGATATATTTATTTTGTAATCGATTACTTTTCATTTCGTCGTGAATTGTAATCGATTACTTTTCTCTGTGAGGCTTATATGCTGTCTACAACACAAGATTCTGAAAACACAGCAGTCGCCCAGCGCATGCTGGTGCCACGCCTGTCATTGATGATGTTTCTGCAATTTTTTATCTGGGGAAGTTGGTCGGTCACCCTCGGATTGGTGATGACACAACACAATATGGCGTTACTGATTGGCGATGCGTTTTCCGCCGGACCGATTGCGTCGATTCTCTCCCCTTTCGTATTAGGGATGCTGGTGGACCGCTTTTTTCCGTCGCAGCGCGTGCTGGCGGTGATGCATCTGGCAGGGGCGGTGATTCTGTGGTTTGTCCCCCAGGCGATGATCGCCGAAAACGGCGCGCAGCTGATCGCGTTGTTGTTTGGTTACACGCTGTGCTACATGCCAACCCTGGCATTAACTAACAACATTGCTTTCCACAGCCTGGCGAGCAGTGAGAAGAGTTTTCCGGTGGTGCGCGTGTTTGGCACTATTGGTTGGATCGTCGCGGGTATTTTTATCGGTGTCACAGGCATTGCCGCCAGCACCACAATTTTCTCCGTGGCGGCGATTTGTTCGGTGATGCTGGCGGTTTATAGCCTGACGCTGCCGCACACCCCTGCGCCCGCTAAAGGTCTGCCGTTCAAAGTGCGGGATTTGTTCTGCGCTGACGCCTTTGCGCTGCTGAAAATTCGGCACTTCTTTATCTTTGCGTTGTGCGCCACGTTGATCTCGATTCCGCTCGGTACCTACTACGCCTATACCGCTTCCTGGTTATCTGACGCCGGGGTTGAGAATGTCAGCACCATCATGTCCTTCGGCCAAATGTCAGAAATCTTTTTCATGCTGGTGATCCCGTTGCTGTTCCGCCGGCTGGGTGTGAAATACATGCTGCTGGTGGGGATGTGTGCCTGGTTCGTACGTTATGCGTTGTTTGCCTTGGGGATGGGGGAAGAGGGACGTGCCTTGATCTGGCTTGGCATTCTGCTGCACGGCGTCTGTTACGACTTCTTCTTTGTTGTGGGTTTTATCTACACCGACCGCGTTGCTGGCGAAAAAGTGAAAGGCCAGGCGCAAAGCATGGTGGTGATGTTTACCTACGGTATCGGCATGCTGCTCGGCTCGCAAATATCGGGTGCGCTGTATAACCACCTGGTCGCGGGTCAGGTATCGGCGCAGAGCTGGGCCCTGTTCTGGTGGATACCGGCGGTTGCCGCTGCCGTTATCGCTGTCATTTTCCTGTTTTCATTTAAATATCGCGATTGATGGTTTTGGAGGTGGTTGTGCAGACGTTAAAAGGTCCGGGTATTTTTCTGTCACAGTTTATTGGTGCCGGGGCACCTTACAACTCGCTGGAGGGATTGGCGCAGTGGGCTGCCGCGTTGGGGTACAAGGCGTTGCAGATCCCCTGTAATCATCCACACATTTTTGATCTCGCAAAGGCCGCGACCAGCCAGACCTATTGTGACGAGGTGATGGGTTCGCTGGCGCAATATGGTCTGGCGATCAGTGAATTATCCACCCACCTGGAGGGGCAGTTGATTGCCGTACATCCGGCACATGATGCGGCATTTGATGGTTTCGCCCCGCCGTCAGTACGTGGGAATGCGACCCAACGCACCGCATGGGCGACGGAGCAGGTGAAACGGGCCGCCGCTGCATCGGCCAGGCTGGGATTAACGGCACATGCCACGTTTTCGGGGGCGCTGGCGTGGCCCTATCTTTATCCCTGGCCGCCACATAACCCGTTGTTGCTGGAGGAGGCGTTTGCTGAACTGGCACGTCGCTGGCGACCCGTGTTGGATGTCTTTGATCAGCACGGCGTGGATGTGTGCTATGAACTGCATCCTGGGGAAGATCTGCATGATGGCATCACGTTCGAGCGTTTTCTGGCGGCGGTGAATAACCACCCCCGTTGCAATATTCTGTTCGATCCCAGCCATCTTCATCTGCAACATATTGATTATTTGCAATTTATCGATATCTACCATGCGCGCATCAAAGCCTTTCATGTGAAGGATGCTGAGTACTTACCCAACGGACGCAGCGGCGTATATGGCGGCTATCAACGCTGGATCGATCGTGCCGGACGTTTCCGCTCACCCGGCGATGGACAAATCAATTTCAAAAGCATTTTCAGCAAGCTGGCGCAGTACGACTACGACGGTTGGGCCGTGCTGGAGTGGGAATGCTGCCTGAAAGATGCCGATACCGGCGCGCGCGAGGGGGCAGAATTTATTCGTCAGCACATTATTCCGGTGGCGGATCGCGCGTTTGATGACTTTGCCGCAGGCAGTGACTCACGCGCCAGCGTTCGCGCTCAGCTTGGCCTGACGGGAGGTGTCGGAGATGATTAATGTTGGCATTATTGGTACCGGCTTTATCGGTCCGGCGCACATTGAAGCGCTGCGCCGACTCGGCAATGTTCAGGTGGTGGCGATTTGCGATAGCGACCAGGCGAGCGCTGAAGCGCGGGCGTCGCAGCTCAATGTTCCGAGTGCGTATAGCGATGTCGCGGCGTTTTTACGCCATCCCGGTTTGCAGGCGGTCCATAACTGCACGCCGAATCATCTGCATGCGGCGATCAATCGCCAGATTATTCAGGCGGGTAAACATGTGTTTTCAGAGAAGCCGTTGTGCATGACGCTGGAAGAGGCGGCTGAACTGGTGCGACTGGCGGATGAAGCGGGCGTGGTACACGGCGTCAGTTTTGTTTACCGTCAGTTTGCCCTGGTGCAACAGGCGGCCAGCATGTTGCGCCAGGGAGAGTTGGGCCGATTATTCGCGGCGCAGGGAAGTTATTTGCAGGATTGGATGCTGGAAGAAACCGATTATAACTGGCGTGTTGAGGCCGGGAAGGGAGGAGTGTCGCGCGCGGTAGCTGACATTGGTTCACACTGGTGCGACACCATTCAGTTCATTACCGGACGTAAAATTGTCGCGGTGCTGGCCGACCTGGCAATCGTCTGGCCGACACGCAAAGCCAATCTTAACGCGGTATCCACTTTCAGCGCCCGGCAGCAGCAAGTCTGCTATGAAGACCGCCCGGTGACTACCGAAGATATGGGATTCGTGCTGTTTCGCTTTGACGATGGCAGCAAGGGGTGTTTCAGCGTGTCGCAGGTTTCTGCCGGACGCAAAAATCGTCTCAACCTTGAGGTGAGCGGCAGTGCCGCCTCGCTGGCATGGGATCAGGAAACGCCGCAACAGTTGTGGCTGGGTTACCGGCACCAGGCTAACCGGGTGCTTTCAGACGATCCATCCCTGATGAATGCCGACGTTGCCGGACGGGCGCGCTTTCCGGGCGGCCATATTGAGGGCTGGCCGGACGCATTCCGCGCCATGATGCAACAGTTCTATGCGGCGGTGCAGCAGGGAGGGATGCCTGCGGGCGGTACGGCAACGTTTGCCACTTTTGCTGAAGGCGCGCAGGTGATGGCGATTGTTGATGCCATTGTGCAAAGCCATCAGCAACAGCGCTGGATGACGGTTGCGTGATGACGCGTAAGCCCGGTCGATGCCGGGCTTACGTATTTATGGTAGCCTGCATGCCATCAGTTTCTCAGCAGGAAATATTGCCAACATGTCCATCCAAAAAATCGCCAGGCTGGCGGGCGTTTCCGTTGCCACGGTTTCGCGTGTGCTGAACAACAGTGACACCGTAAAGGAAAAAAATCGGGTAAAAGTCCTGGAGGCAATCAAAGCGAGCAACTATCAACCGAACCTGTTGGCGCGTCAGTTGCGTACATCACGCAGTTCCATGGTGCTGGTTCTGGTTTCTGATATTTCCAATCCCTTTTGCGCTGAGTTGGTCAAAGGGATCGAGGAGCAGGCCGAGCAGAACGGCTACCGAATTTTACTGTGCAACTCAGGTTCAGATATCAATCGCTCACGCTCCAGCCTGCAACTGCTCTCCGGCAAAATTGTGGATGGGGTCATCACCATGGATGCCATCACCACCCTGCCTGAATTAACCGAATTGATTGGCACCACTCCCTGGGTGCAGTGCGCCGAATATGCCGACGCCGGGAATGTTTCCTGTGTCGGCATCAGTGACATTGATGCTTCACGTCAACTGGTACGCTATCTGGCCGGGAAGGGCCGCCAGCGCATTGCACTGATTAATCACGATCTCAGCTACAAGTATGCCCAATTGCGTCAGCAGGGTTATCAGCAGGAACTGGCCTCGCTTCAACAGGATTGGCAGGCGATCACTTACGCCAGTGAACTGAGTTTTCATGCCGGTAAGCAGGCAATGGAAATGTTGTTGAAGCGCGAAACGCGACCGGATGCGGTGTTCGCCGTTTCCGATACGCTGGCTGCGGGGGCGATGTCAGCGATTGAGCAGGCAGGCCTGCGGGTGCCGCAGGATATCGCGGTGGCTGGTTTTGATGGCACGGAACTGGCGGAAATGGTTTCGCCGCCGCTAACCACCATCGTACAACCCTCACGCGATATTGGCCGTAAAGCCTTTACCCTGCTGCTGGCGAAGATCGAAAACCCAGACTCCCCGCCGGAGAGAGTCATCATGGACTGGCACCTGGAAGTACGTGCCAGCGCCTGACAACTCACTGCGGCAGTTTTTCCAACGCCGCACGCAGATTCTGATGTGAAGTGGTGATGATCTGCCACGGATCTTTTGGCAGGTCGTGTTCAACGATAAACCACTTCACGCCGCTGGCTTTGGCGGCGGGTAAAATGGTTTTCCAGTCGAGCAGACCGTCACCCAGCGGTGCAAAATTCATTTCATCATCACGCACCCCGATACCGGCGTTGTCTTTGGCGTGAAGGGCATAAATCCGCCCCGGATAGGCTTTCAGCAGGCGGGCAGGGTCCTGACCCCCGCGTGATACCCAGGCCGCATCCATTTCCAGCTTGAGGTTATCGCGTTTTGTGTGGTTGAGGATGATTTCAAGCGCGGTGATACCACCGTATTTCTTCATCTCAAAATTATGGTTGTGGTAGCCCAACTGGATGCCATCCTTGCGTAATTTTGCTCCCAGCTTATCCAGCTTTTGTGCGTAATCGATCCAACCTTGTTGGCTGTCCGGGCGATCCTGTGGCTCAATCCACGGCACAATAAGGGTGTGGTTACCGATCGCCTTATTAAACGCCACGGTGGGTTGATAATCCTGCTCCAGCGCCGACAATTGTACATGCGCTGAGGTGACGGTGAGTTGATTGTCTTGCAACAGCGATTTCATTTGCGCTGCACCCAGCCCGTGCGTCCCCACCAGTTCCACATGCCTGAAGCCCGCTTTATGCGCCATCGCAAACTGCTCAGCCGGGGTGCCTACATTGCGCAGGGTGTACATTTGCAGTGCGATTTCATTTTCCACATCGGCCGCGCTGGCCTGGGTAATGGGGAGAGCCAGTGACGTGACTAAACCAGCCAGTACCATTAGTTTTCTCATAATTTTTCATAGCCTTATTTTTAAGTAATCGATTACAATTTGTATTGGCCTGAATGTATATCGTCAATGGCAAGAACATGAACTTGTTCGCAAAACGGTAAAAAAAGCGGTTCTTTGCCGTATCCTGTGTTTGGGAATTGCGAGAATCAGTGGCATGTCACCTTGTGCATCACCAGGCTCATCGCCGCAGGCAGAACCGTCAGGGTCACCACGGTGGCAACACCTAGCCCGCCGATAATGGCATAGGCCATCGGTCCCCAGAATACCTGTTCTGCAATCGGCAGCATGCCGAGTATCGCCGCACAGGCGGTCAGCAGGATCGGCCTGGCCCGGTGTTGCGCTGCTGTGATGATCGCCGCCTCACAGGACATCCCGTGACGGAGATTGCGGTCCGCTTCACTAATAAGAATGACCGCGTTGCGGATGATCATTCCCGCCAGGGCGATAACGCCCAGCAGCGCGACAAATCCCATTGGCGTCGCGGTTGGCAGCATGGCCAGCACCACGCCAATCAGCCCAAAGGGTGCCATCAACAGGGCCAGTAACATCCGTGAGAAACGCTGTAGCTGGATCATCAACAATACCAGCATCACGACAAGCGTGAGTGGCAGCATGGCATACACTGAGCCGTTGCCTTTATCCGACTCGGCAACCGCACCTCCTTCTTCTATCTGATAGCCGGGTGGCAGCTTGGCACGCAGGCGATTTACTGCCGGTCGCAACTGTTGTGAGACGGTCTCAGCACGCATCCCCGGTGCCAGGTCGGTTTGAACTGAGATATAAGGCAGGCGCTGGCGTCGCCAGATAACCGGATCATCCACTCCCCATGCAGGTGTAGCCACCAGGCTGAGGGGAATTTTTTCCCCCTGGTCATTCGTCAACAGCAAAGCGGACAACGTGGTCAAATCCTGGCGCTCCGTGTCATCGGCACGTAGCACCACGTCGATAAGACGATTGTGGTCGCGCAGGGTGGTGACGGTCGTACCGGACCAGATGGTATTGAGCATCTGCGCGATACTTTGCGAAGAAACTCCCGCCGCCCTGGCGGCCGTTTGGTTAATTTTCAGGGTGATGGTTCGCTCCGGTTCCCCGGCTGTGAGGTTGACCTCGCGCGTGTATGGGCTCTGGCCGAGCGTTGACGCCAGCGTCTGTGCGATCGCCTGCACCCGACCATAATCCGGGCCGGTGATGCGGTATTTCACCGGCCAGCCGACCGGTGGGCCGAGTTCCAACGGGGAGACGCGGGTGGTGATGTCGCTGAACTGTTGGGCCAGTAGGTTTTTCAGCTGTTTTTTCAGCCGGTTACGTGCGGGGAGGTCTTTCGCCACGATAACCAGCTGGGCGATGTTTTCATTTTCCAGCAGAACATCCATTGGCAGGTAGAAGCGTATAGCCCCAGAACCCACGTAGCTGGAAAAGTGGTCTATGTCCGGATTGTGAATCAGCGCCTTTTCCAGCCGCGACGTCTGCCGCCCGGTTTCTCTCTGAGAGGCGTTAGCCGGTAGCGTCAGGCTAACCAGTAACTCAGGCCGATCGGAAGCGGGGAAAAACTCGCCCTGCATCAAGGTTGCACCGTATGCCGCCAGGCCGAGCAGGCCCACGGCAACTCCGATCGTCAGCGCCCGGTGGTGCAGAACGGTAAGCAGCAGACGTTGATAGCCACGCCTGAGTCTGCCCGGAGGGCTGCTGTGATCCAGCGCGTTCAACTTAACCGGTAACATCCACACACCGATCAGCGGCGAAAACAGGATGGCGACCACCCAGGAACAGAGCAGAGCAATCAACATTACGGCAAACAACGTAAAGCAGTATTCCCCGGCGCTTGAGGCGGCGAAACCCACCGGAATAAATCCGGCAATCATTACCAGCGTACCGGTTAACATCGGGAATGCCGTCGTCTTAAAGGCATGCGTGGCAGCGTCCCGAGCGGAGTCTCCAGCCTCCAGCCGAGAAATCATGGTTTCCACCGTTATCATGGCATCGTCCACCAGCAACCCGAGTGCGATAATCAGCGCGCCAAGCGAGATACGTTGCAGACCAATACCGGCAAACATCATGCCGGTGAAGGTTAGCGCCAGCACCAGAGGGATCGCCGCCGCCACCACCAGGCCAGCACGCAGGCCAAGTGATACAAACGACACGGCAAGCACGATAACCACCGCCTCAGCCAGCACCCTGATAAACCCACTAATGGCGCTGGCAACCACGGCTGACTGGTCGGCAACCTTCGCCATCTCAATACCGTGCGGCAGTTGCTGGCTGAGCGTAAGCATGCGTGCGTTCAGAGCCTGGCCAAAATTCGTCATGTTGCCGGTGGCGGCCATAGAAATGGCCAGACCGATGGCGGGCTGGCCGTTCACCCGAAAAACCGGTGCGGGTGGTTCAGCCGTTTCTCTTCGGATGGTGGCAATGGCGCTCAAGGGGATATACCGATCATTAATGTGCAGCGTGACGTCACGCAAGCTCTCTGCCGAGGTCAACGCGCCGCTGACGCGCAGGGCCACTTTCTCGTGGTCTGTGCGCAACGTACCGGCAGGCTCGACGATGTTCTGCGCCTTTAGCGCGTCACTGATCTGTTG
Coding sequences within:
- a CDS encoding bifunctional diaminohydroxyphosphoribosylaminopyrimidine deaminase/5-amino-6-(5-phosphoribosylamino)uracil reductase RibD, with translation MNKPETYMLLALECSRNALPDCRPNPPVGCVIVRNGEVVSSGFTQSPGLHHAEIAALSKLEMSVNDCDIYVTLEPCSFQGRTPSCAKTLASLKPNHIYIALLDPHPKNQGAGIEILQHAGISFTLGICQNEVSEFLSEYLISSDL
- a CDS encoding Exc2 family lipoprotein — its product is MNGNLRIVSVVALSLLLLNGCAQTDISAKRHATKFVYKVEDSDPNFVMNKADSIRMATPFFAQFWQLGKKDRAQGVSSADAQKRVSYFHSDEFIKSISGTSHFAGKEYKDDATLSPRWRNNMSEAIAQTYMDGYLGIE
- a CDS encoding L-lactate MFS transporter, yielding MNCRWVIAAGAVGIHISLGSVYAWSVFKKPFMDAFGWNEFEAGLPFGLAIFVLGMSAAVMGHVVERRGPRFSGFLATGLWGVGLMGAGVATSGMISNDTLRLGLLLFFCLVGGFGLGTGYVTPVSMLMKWFPDRRGLATGLAIMGFGFGAFLGGPILSLLIGSVGIAQTFFLQAISYTAIMLLSSACLKLPPPDWQPAREKVKPGKIPAQGVMPMTANQAVRTRCFLGLWLMMFINITCGIALISVASPLAQEATGISALAAGSLVGMIGLFNGLGRIAWASFSDIIGRPNTYILFFALQIVAFWLLPSLQHVLLFEAVLLLIMTCYGGGFSTLPAYIGDIFGSRQVSAIHGYVLTAWALAGLVGSSVSSLLRQSTGSYEAMMQVFVWGLALALLVSVATKMYLVRQLRPDARR
- a CDS encoding cupin domain-containing protein codes for the protein MISKDNAEHYIWGERCDGWYLVKRQDMLVIHEKMPPHTEEKRHYHAVSRQFFFVVKGVLTMELEGEKQEIAALQGIEIPPEAKHQARNDSDDAVEFIVISHPTTRGDRTDLPDLA
- a CDS encoding LysR family transcriptional regulator encodes the protein MKTDIRNLDLNLLKALDALLDERSVTRAAERLSLTQPAVSGMLTRLRECFDDPLFTRAQRGIVPTLRALELATPVKNILAEVGELLKPREFDPATAEMTLNVAATDYALRAVVVPFMAALRQQAPGIRVAVLPVNNDLLPMQFERGAVDVALITPETTPPELHAKTLYAEDYVCLLRADHPLAQSGVLSLDEFCSQDHALVSYVGGSFYGVTDEALATLGRSRRVTLSVCSFLVLPEILRVSDLISVVPRRLALNTAGLKIVAPPLDIPGFTKSVAWHERTHRDPGHRWLRELLFSTAL
- a CDS encoding MFS transporter; its protein translation is MLSTTQDSENTAVAQRMLVPRLSLMMFLQFFIWGSWSVTLGLVMTQHNMALLIGDAFSAGPIASILSPFVLGMLVDRFFPSQRVLAVMHLAGAVILWFVPQAMIAENGAQLIALLFGYTLCYMPTLALTNNIAFHSLASSEKSFPVVRVFGTIGWIVAGIFIGVTGIAASTTIFSVAAICSVMLAVYSLTLPHTPAPAKGLPFKVRDLFCADAFALLKIRHFFIFALCATLISIPLGTYYAYTASWLSDAGVENVSTIMSFGQMSEIFFMLVIPLLFRRLGVKYMLLVGMCAWFVRYALFALGMGEEGRALIWLGILLHGVCYDFFFVVGFIYTDRVAGEKVKGQAQSMVVMFTYGIGMLLGSQISGALYNHLVAGQVSAQSWALFWWIPAVAAAVIAVIFLFSFKYRD
- a CDS encoding sugar phosphate isomerase/epimerase family protein encodes the protein MQTLKGPGIFLSQFIGAGAPYNSLEGLAQWAAALGYKALQIPCNHPHIFDLAKAATSQTYCDEVMGSLAQYGLAISELSTHLEGQLIAVHPAHDAAFDGFAPPSVRGNATQRTAWATEQVKRAAAASARLGLTAHATFSGALAWPYLYPWPPHNPLLLEEAFAELARRWRPVLDVFDQHGVDVCYELHPGEDLHDGITFERFLAAVNNHPRCNILFDPSHLHLQHIDYLQFIDIYHARIKAFHVKDAEYLPNGRSGVYGGYQRWIDRAGRFRSPGDGQINFKSIFSKLAQYDYDGWAVLEWECCLKDADTGAREGAEFIRQHIIPVADRAFDDFAAGSDSRASVRAQLGLTGGVGDD
- a CDS encoding Gfo/Idh/MocA family protein is translated as MINVGIIGTGFIGPAHIEALRRLGNVQVVAICDSDQASAEARASQLNVPSAYSDVAAFLRHPGLQAVHNCTPNHLHAAINRQIIQAGKHVFSEKPLCMTLEEAAELVRLADEAGVVHGVSFVYRQFALVQQAASMLRQGELGRLFAAQGSYLQDWMLEETDYNWRVEAGKGGVSRAVADIGSHWCDTIQFITGRKIVAVLADLAIVWPTRKANLNAVSTFSARQQQVCYEDRPVTTEDMGFVLFRFDDGSKGCFSVSQVSAGRKNRLNLEVSGSAASLAWDQETPQQLWLGYRHQANRVLSDDPSLMNADVAGRARFPGGHIEGWPDAFRAMMQQFYAAVQQGGMPAGGTATFATFAEGAQVMAIVDAIVQSHQQQRWMTVA